A single Camelus ferus isolate YT-003-E chromosome 3, BCGSAC_Cfer_1.0, whole genome shotgun sequence DNA region contains:
- the SPZ1 gene encoding spermatogenic leucine zipper protein 1 — MEGPTPSKTLKPPDVNEESLDPRIIIALFKTGSLPPASCDSPPPLKTSDHEATEQRIAKKFENLLKELKDIIKNMTSYEEKTTETKESFEENNISEDVSELKEKIRGLDKINEVLLKKLVGSLDLEKEQNTKKQEMMLENQNSNDTIQGFARDLVNCSEVKTALHETQLSKEKANYGFLHVQEENTKLRNNMEQLLQEAEHWSVQQTELSELIKSYQKSQKDMKTLEHNGAHSQTQPNNEMSAKHELEEQVRKLKQDTYSMHLIAALLENECQILEQRVELLKELHNQKERPLQEKPIQTNHKQKKEEQKLSEAEKVRIQQQNMQEMEGTFQEGDQFYRSLDACHKKKAHNNQFNTHVARRALIGKKRPASSLS, encoded by the coding sequence ATGGAAGGGCCCACCCCCTCCAAAACGCTTAAGCCTCCTGATGTCAATGAAGAGTCTTTGGACCCTAGGATTATCATTGCCTTATTTAAAACTGGatcccttccccctgcctcctgtgattctcctcctcccctaaaaACTAGTGACCATGAAGCAACTGAACAACGGATTGCAAAGAAGTTTGAAAATCTCTTAAAAGAACttaaagatattattaaaaatatgacaaGTTATGAAGAGAAGaccacagaaacaaaagaatcttTTGAGGAAAACAACATCTCTGAGGATGTGTcagaacttaaagaaaaaatcagaggacttgataaaataaatgaagtactcTTGAAAAAACTGGTTGGTAGTTTGGacctagaaaaagaacagaatacaaagaaacaggagatGATGTTGGAAAACCAGAACTCCAACGACACAATACAAGGTTTTGCAAGGGATTTGGTAAATTGTTCAGAAGTAAAAACAGCCCTTCATGAAACTCAGCTAAGtaaggaaaaagcaaattatgGATTCCTTCACGTTCAAGAAGAAAATACCAAACTGAGGAACAACATGGAGCAGTTACTACAGGAAGCAGAACACTGGAGTGTGCAACAGACTGAGCTTAGTGAACTAATAAAATCCTATCAGAAGTCTCAGAAAGACATGAAAACTCTTGAACATAATGGAGCCCATTCCCAAACTCAACCAAATAACGAGATGTCAGCTAAGCATGAGCTGGAAgaacaagtgaggaaactgaaacaagaCACATATTCAATGCATTTGATTGCAGCTTTGCTGGAGAATGAATGCCAAATCTTGGAGCAGAGAGTAGAGCTTCTCAAGGAACTCCATAATCAGAAAGAGAGACCTCTACAGGAGAAGCCAATCCAGACAAACCAcaagcagaaaaaggaagaacagaagttATCAGAGGCAGAGAAGGTCAGAATACAACAGCAAAACATGCAAGAAATGGAAGGTACATTTCAAGAAGGAGATCAATTCTATAGAAGCCTGGATGCTTGTCATAAAAAGAAAGCTCATAATAACCAGTTCAATACTCATGTTGCAAGAAGAGCTCTTATAGGAAAAAAGAGGCCAGCCAGCAGCCTAAGTTAG